tgtttgtgtgtgtgtgtgtgtgtctgtgtgtgtgtgtgtgtgtgtgtgtgtgtgagagagagagagagagtttgtgtgagtgtgtgtgtgtgtgtgtgtacagagagagagagagagagagagtttgtgtgtgtgtgtgtgtgtgtgtatgtgtgtgtgtgtgtgtgtgtgtgtgtgtgtgtgtgtgagagagagagtgagagagagagtttgtgtgagtgtgtgtgtgtgtgtgtgtgtgtgtacagagagaGACCGCTCTAAAATCCTTGCTCAGACACCATGTCTACATGTGGTGATTCCGATGGCAAAGGCATGCGGCGCAGTATGTTAAATTAAACACTGCAGGATgtatgctgtttgtgtgtgtgtgtgtgtgtgtgtgtgtgtgtgtgtgtgtgtgtgtgtgtgtgtgtgtgtgtgtgtgtgtgtgtgcatactgtgcatgtgtttctgGGGTTACCTGGTACTAGCATAAATAGAATGAGGAGCTGAAAATTGAAAATGACCACTTAAActtaggcagtgtgtgtgtgtgtgtgcgtgtgtgtgtgtgtgtgtgtgtgtgtatgtgtgtgtgtgtgtgtgtgtgtgtgtgtgtgtgtgtgtgtgtgtgcgtgcgtgtgtgcgtgcgtgtgtgtgtgtgtatgtgtgtgtgtgtgagagagagagaaacacagagagaccaCACAAAGGTGGTAAACCCAGTGTTAAAAGCATActgatcggtgtgtgtgtgtgtgtgtgtgtgtgtgtgtgtgtgtgtgagagagagaacattaaTGCTGGACCACACATACAAGTGAGTGTAAATATTTAATAGTGTTCCTTAACGTGGGAGGATGATGTGTGCTAATGACAGGGTAGGCTTGTGCATAATGCATCTATTACAAGCACAGCCTTGGACCTTTGTGGGTCTTAAtgtccacttgtgtgtgtgtgtgtgtgtgtgtgtgtgtgtgtgtgtgtgtatgtgtgtgtgtgtgtgtgtaatgttccgCCAAAGAGGACTAGATTTAGGAATATTAGTTACAATCTGTACTGTACATCACAAATTAGGGATCTGCCGCCCTCTGTTGGTGTGAGCAAACAACTGAGCAGATCTCAGCATGTGTACGGATCTGAAATGAGTAGAAGCCATTAAGATGTGTACGGATCTCCAACTTCTGAATTCAGCCGCAGATTCAGCATATCAGCATCAGGTCTTAATGAGTTACATTAATAAATCATTTCTGCCTTCTTTGAGAGGCCGCTCTGCTACTGGCCTCTATGCCACTGGCCTCTCTGCTACTGGCCTCTATGCCACTGGCCTCTATGCCACTGGCCTCTCTGCCACTGGTCTCTCTGCCACTGGTCTCTCTGCCACTGGTCTCTATGCCACTGGTCTCTCTGCCACTGGTCTCTATGCCACTGGTCTCTATGCCACTGGTCTCTCTGCCACTGGTCTCTATGCCACTGGTCTCTCTGCCACTGGTCTCTCTGCCACTGGTCTCTCTGCCACTGGTCTCTATAAGTCTTTTCAAGCTAAAGCGTATCTCCGGCCTTTTTTGTAaagctgtgtgtcatctgcacagcagtggtatgagaagctgtgcgaatggataatctgtcccaaagaagtggtgtggatagcaaagagaagggggcccagtacTGAGCCGAACAgatactcacgcacacacacagtacattcacagtaatcatacgtataacacatacacacacagtagacatatgtacgcatgcatgcacatgcacacacacaggcacatacacaggcacacacacaagcacatgcacacacacacacacacacacacacacacacacacacacacaatagagaagggggctcagtactgggcccccttctctttgctatccacACCACTTCTTTGAGACAGATTATCTATACATGTTAGCTAGGTGTTGTGATAAAAGGTTcgcgagaaaatgaatgttggATATACATGGCATTTAATCATATTTCCATTGTGCACACAGCGCTTTGTCTAACTCCACACCCATTACTTTCGTTGTATATACTTTGGTCAAAACATagcaaaccatatatcaaaataaacagcagaccttaccaaacACGGTAAGGCACCAATATGAAGCATCACTCTGTACAGTAAGCGGATCTCGAGTAAtctggttttgaaattgcagctAAATTCTACATGTTATCCAACTTTAGGATAAAATTCTAATATATTCTAATAGCAGCCCAAAATAATAAACTTGCTACCAAATTAAAGAATCGAAAGTTGGTCATGGCATGCACAGATCAACTGTGCTTTTGAATAGATATGTCTACCAGCATGCTTCAGGTGGCATGGATGCAGACACAAAGTATTTTCCCTTATATAAAGGCTGACCTAAGATGTATGCAAGCAtgatcacatcatactttcccagGTATGGGTAGGCTACACTGTCTTGAAAACGATACAGCTTAGCATATGAATAGCTcttttccaaaacgctataaatccatttttgtaaacattaataagtcatgttatttaattgtgtttttcagGTAATATGAATAaaagtgcagttgtgttgttttgattgagtaagtAACAATTACCCAATTACAGATAcgaaaacaaaataatcattTAATTTCAAAAATGAATTATGAAAATGCATGGCGCCACTGATGGGTGGCAGCTGGTGTTTAACAAGGACAGAGCCCACCACAGCGCGCGAGCTGGTTAGTTTCCCACGCGCGGAGTCCGGGGTTACGGACACGCGAGCCTACATGACAATGGCTGAATACAATCTCCTTGTCAAACGCCTACCAAGGTGGTTTGCTACATTTTTATTGCCCTCTCCTTTGATCCCCAACGTCCGGTAGCCTTTGAAATGCACGCGCGCCTTCCGATGTAAATAACTGGCGTCAAGAGCAACGCGGTCTGACCCCTAGCGTCGCTCTATTGACCGAAATTCATCGGAGAGAGCTCGAGGACTTGGTTGCTTTGGAACAAATGAAAACGGGCTGAAGGTTTTCTGTAGTGAAACATACTTTACAAGATGCCAATGACCAGCGGGGGTATGAATGGAAGTGACCATGAGGCCATGCAGTATGCGGAATATCAACAGGTGTTTCGAGTCATAATGCGCCTGTTTCAGATAACAGTAACAGTGAAGTTAATAGATTAGATTTTCGGTTACATATGCGCCACAGTGTAAAGGTTTGTGGACTTTATTGCTCCTGTTTGAGGCCACGCAGGGCAGGAGCAATAAATCCTCGAGGAATCACacggcgcgcgcacacacacacacaagcagacgcACGCACTAACACCCAGGTGTGTTAGGCCGCTCCTGTAGGGTTGGTTGTAAAATCAGACGTCACGGCGCGAGGGGAGACGCTCACAGGTAACGGCTGAGGTGAGGTTTGTATACCTGGTCAAAGTTTATCTCGCGAACACCACTGGTCTGGATGTCTGAAAGTGGAGCGCGCGCTATGCACTGGAGAGCTATTTGGGGAAGATGTACGTGAGTTATCTGTTGGAGAAAGATCCGGGCATGAACGGCACGGCCGGCAGGCATCACAACTTAAACTTCAACCATCAAAACTTCCTCCCCGCGCCGCAGCAGTACACAGACTACAGCGCCTACCATCACATCCCCGCGTTCCACGGAGGAGACCCAAATCACGGAAACCTCAGCGCGGGCGCATGGAACGCTACATACCCACCTCCGCGCGAGGACTGGTCCGCATTCTGCCACGGGGCCGGTCCTCTCGGCTCTAACTTGGGCCCGGTCAGTTTAAACCTCAGAGACTCGAGTCCCATCGTACCACCCGAGCAAAGTCTCGTGCAGTCAGTCGTCACGGCATCAACAGCTGGACAACTGTCCCCCGACCCGCAGCGCACAGACCCCTATCAGTGGATGAGGAAGAACATGGCACCGGGAAACACAGGTGAGCTGCGCGTCAACTGCACGCAACTCATTTCTTAATAGGGCCCAAGAGGAAAACTGTCGGGATGGAAACGTCAGAATCAGAAATTCGTATCGTAAGCACGAAATGAAACGATACAATGTCGTACTGTAATTAGAAATATGTACTAAGTAATTCATCTCTATTAGACAACAATCAGATGAGGTCTAgaggcctctctctctatatatgtgtgtgtgtgtgtgtgtgtgtgtgtgtgtgtgtgtgtgtggagagggctgTGTGTTTGAAGTGACACAGATAGAGGTTTCTGTTTACAGTAAatgtaaggagagagagatttatttgATTCTAGATTTCTGTGACTGTAAGAAGATCTATGGAGAaggattgtgtgtatgtgtgtgtgtgggtgggtgggtgggaggggggtgttAGAGAAGGGTCCTGTTTGACTGTGATGGGCTTCTGGTTGTGAGAGAAGGTTCCTGTTCCAGAGAGTTcctgaggcagtgtgtgtgtgtttgttggttaTATCTGAGCCTGATCttgctatgtagcctacattaggggttcccaaacttttccttgacaaggccccccaaataccactaggttctggccaaggacccccgtgatgtgttattaaacccatcgacaatactacggcaaatgtaaaaatacattaagctaatcctaataattattttagccacaagcactttgtgatggagcatacagtgtgtaaaattacatttggggctttctgctatatgagagctatcactctactattattcccagtcattatcatggaaaataatgttcagatatgcgacaaactattataatggcattgtataacaaacCTCATAGTAATGggtatatttaacatttttcaaatgtatttatttgttgcttttatttttctttccaacttgctgaggcccccctggcaccccctcgcgaccccccagggggccccggcccccactttgaaaaccactggcctacATTATGAGCGATCTGATAAAGCTGACCATCCtcatgtgggtctgtgtgtcaACAGGCATCtccactacatacagtagctacaggtgtgtgtgtgtgtgtgtttgtatctttgtgtgtgtgtgtgcgtgtgtgcgtgtgtgtgtttgtatctgtatgtgtgtgtgtatgtgtgtgtgtgtgtgtgtgtgtgtgtgtgcttgtgtctgagTGTTGTCCTCATCCCAAACCCCAGCTGTGTATGCAGAGGTGCGGGTCTCAcactgctcatgtgtgtgtgtgtgtgtgtgtttgtgtgtgtgtgtgtgtgtgtgtgtgtgtgtgtgtgtgtgtttgtttgtgtgtgtgtgtgtgtgtgtttgtgtgtgtgtgtgtgtgtgtgtttgtgtgtgtgtgtgtgtgtgtgtgtgtgcatgtgtgtgttttgcagccCCAGCCTGGCTCACCTGTACACCTGATTGACACTTGCGTGTtgcaaacacattctttaagaCAAGAGAGCACATAACCATGTTACATATTAActcaggatctctctctctctccatgtgtgtgtgtgtctcagagaaagacaaaaacgcACACATAATCATATCTTTGACAGCAGTCACATTTTTCTTACTATTGTCAGTAACAGGTCtccacagtgtgtttgtgtgtgcagccataatggcatgtgtgtgtgtgtgtgtgcaaccataatggcatgtgtgtgtgtgtgtgtgtgtgtgtgtgtgtgtgagagtgtgcatgcttgtgtttcAGTTAGTAATGTGAAAGTCACCTGACATTATCATCTGATCTGATTTTTATACCTTTATCATGAGCCAAATGTGCTAGCAAGGCGGCTACAATACGCTGGTGCTAGCGCCTGTCCTCCGGAAGGGAGGGTTACGTACTTTCTAAACAGCTACTGTGTCCGTTGACAACCATGATGTGTGGTGATGATAGTGCTGTCCAAATAAACATCTGATAAATATAATATTATTGTAGTGCTGTCCAAATAACCACACATCTGATAAATATAATATTATTGTAGTTCTGTCCAAATAACCACACATCTGATAAATATAATATTATTGTAGTTTTTAAGTAATGGTGGGTCACACAATTCCATGTCATTGTGTTTTAGAACTAGTTATTACTGGTATTTTAATTCATTGTCTACATAATGAAAAATTAACTACTGTACAGACTCATCAGAACAAATCACAGAATTGCGGTGTACATccttccacaaacacacacacacacacacacacacacacacatacacacagagatagatagatagatagagagagagagagagagagagagagagagtccaccaCCAGGGCTAAATGATATATCTCGCAACGttagcgaaagtgaaactaactgtGTGTTTCCAGCAGGTGTGATGAAAATAGGGCTGCTAGTTTAGATGTAAATCTGCACACCAACACCCACACTGAAGCCTCTACAGCAGAGgtcataataacacacacacacacacgcacgcacgcacgcacagacacacacacacatacatacacacacaagatgaTGATAAAATGCAAAGAGGAAATCCTGATGCACACAGGATGGTGATCCGTCATTAGGGTAGCTAAGGCTGTGTCACCTGTTACCATGGAGACCACAGGGCTGGGCCCTCTGGTGAAAGATTTTTTGAAAAGCTAATAGCAGAGGCCAGAGAgtctgatgacacacacacacacagacacacacccacacacacatgtacacacgtacacacacacacacacacacacacacacacacgcacacacacacacacacacacacacacacacacacggacacacccCACCCTCAAAGTCCACTCCTGGAGACATAGAGTCACCTGATAAGGCTGACAGGCCCAAGGCacaggggcatgtgtgtgtgtgtgtgtgtgtgtgtgtgtgtgagagagagtctagACTTCACAATATGGGGGTGATTCTTCTGTACAAGATTTAAGAAACCTCTTAacatcaggacacacacacacacacacacacacacacacacacacacacacacacacacacagtctctgcaTGGGGAAACGTCTCTTATCTCACAGTGGCTGCAGACAGCTGACGGCCCATCAAAACTCCACTGGATCAATACCATTAGAGACATTAACTCAGTGTGcctatggcgtgtgtgtgtgtgtgtgtgtgtgtgtgtatgtagggtgGGCATAGGTGCAAAAGGTTTTGCAAACACATTTCCTGATAATTATTACCCCCAAATTAGTCTGTTTGTTTTGACTCAATGGGAGAGTGATGATgatgtgcagggtgtgtgtgtgtgtgtgtgtgtgtgtgtgtgtgtgtgtgtgtgtgtgtgtgtgtgtgtgtcaggtgaagGCAGGTACAGTGTAAGCTGGTTGGGTTTGGATGGGAGTGGAGCTTCTCTTTGCCTGTCTGTTACACATGTTGGTGTCTGGTATTTAAACAGGTAAAATATTGAAAGATCACAATATATGTGTAAGTATTGTGATGTGTAATATACGTGTACGTATTTCTATGACTGGATGTTAAAATTCCTAGGGGCACATGGCTGCGTAACtagtgaacttaaaataaagaagaaaagtaaacacaaacaaggaaGTAAATGATTGAGATGACCGGTTTATTGATCAAATAAAAGTTCAAACAGACAACAAAAAAGCTAAAGTATGTAGGCCTAAGCAAAATGAAtagtaacaaacaaacacataaacatacaaacacacaacctccCCACTGGGAGTAGTTTTGCTGAACCTGCCACCCTGGTCACACTAGGCCAGTATTTTGCTACATCGTAGCCACTCTCCCCACTGGGAGTATTTGTTGCACTCGGCACACAGTAGTAACTTCAAATGAACAGGTCAAGATCACACATCATGACAACAGCTCAGGGCAAGACACAatataaaacatacacacaatacacacagccATCCACGGATGTCAGGAGAGTGCTCCACAGTGTCCACCCCAGGACAGCTGCTCCTagagcaggggtgtccaaactacggcccgcgggccaactACGGCCtgccacgcactttaatccggcccgtcgagcatttattagtttatcatagatccggcccgccaTGCATTGAAttaattaggttatcataggccgctcgctatttttttccagcaTAGACAACGTTGtgattaactttaggctactgcaaactgctttacactcttcttagagagcgTTTaccatgtcaatgtcaaaacagcttgttacatcgagatacatagtttctccattgcagcagatctaactacgttatgctactccatttaattgggaacgaaTTTGAGcgtgcacgagagggagagagtgtgacaggttccagctggcttgttattgttgataattgatatctccttttaaaaacttttaaaaggaaatcgtgatggcaacagtagttcccactacagaccatttataaactgtgagtcataggcacagcactagccataggctagtggagctggcaaaagagtcttaaagtgacagtgcaccatttataaattaattaaacaacatcaaatgaacagtatttcttaagaaattgaTTTTCTACATcaaaattactttgtcatttaaattatacaaaacattatatatatatatatatatacacacattcttttttgttgtgtggcccgccagccaattttcaaaacccaatgtggcccttgagtcaAAAAGTTGTGGACAAAGTGTGTCCAAAAAGTGGACACCCCtgtcctagaggatttccggttgaaatattcagaaccaatgcagatactttgaaaggaaaattacagtaatcggactttagcttacaataacgttctacaaaaagtcgacTTTATGTAAAACGTATcttttttactctatttttgtttgaAGAAATGCTTTAGAAAACTTAGGAatttttgtttctgcagttgacaGTTGAAAGGATGAATACATACAcaacccctgcccccccccccccccaccccgcccccccacacacacacagacacacttttctttggaaaaagcaaagtaatttgatagtagtcagtcatttccatcttaggcaaaatcagctttttcaaaactacatgtacatctggtgttcattgtattttgctttgtattttatttttttctggctgtaaaatactgtattcgcaacagcactatttttggtttcaatattgttTGCGTTTTTACtatgtatttcaacttctctctgtagataccataactttcactcttgtatggaaatacatatataaagcctatgaaagacagaagaggttttgagcaacagtgtatacatgatgtatccaaaatgtcataatatgacagaagtgtttataatgtgaggcgaatgtttgctttaaagatgTGCTTAAGACATTTTGAAtgctgtgtgtcattttgctggagatttgaggcattttacattttgtgtgagcaattgtgggttttgtgtgtggagttttgaaaatgtgtgtaaacacaggTGTGTAAACACAGGTGAGTAAACAGGTCAGACACATACTTAAATGGACGTATATACTATCTAAGTCTAATCTAAGTTTTCACCAAAACAAAAGATCTGATTATTGGCTTCAGTCGGAGGAGAGAGGAACCTGCTCCTCTTTACATCAAAGGAGACATGGTGGAGAGTCACTGACTGCAAGTTCCTGGGTACATCCATCTCCCAGGACCTGACATGGACTGCCAACATCACCTCTCTAGTCAAAGAGGCTCAGCAGCGGCTATATTTGCTGAGGACCCTGCGGAGAGCAAATGTCacacagcagctgctgctgtccTTCTAGCGATGCTCTGTGGAGTGTGGAGAGCATCCTCTCTCATGGCATCCTGGTGCTCTGGAGAGCATCCTCTCTCATGGCATCCTGGTGTGGTCTGCCAGCTGCACTGTGGCCAACAGGAAGTCGCTACAGAGAATCATTAAAACTGCACAGggcatcacaaacacacaactacCCACCCTAGAAGACATTTACAGGACTTGATGTCTGCGTCAGGCATTTTGCAAACACGCAACAATCTAACAAGAAGTAACTTGATAtaatttttcaaacacaacctatcaaaatgccacacctATTCACCCCTTAGTCACACTCAGTCCTCAATCtacaaacactcattactttaatGAACACCATCCGATCATTGcctttgtgtaggcctatgaatagaCATActcagtatagaccctttcaatctgttcctagaggatttccggttgaaatgtaGAGACCAATGCAgagactttgaaatgaaaatgaatcggACTTAAgcgtaatgttctacaaaaagttgactttacGTAAAACTTTTCTAACGGTTATTTTAATTTGCCCATGTACATTTGTCGGTCATTGttttcttgttggctgtaaaatactgtattcacaacagcaaatttttttgggaaaaatcactatttttggtgtCAATATTGTACGGAACCCTAGAGGGGTCATTCCAAGATATTTTTTGGTATATATCCAGAAAacatgtgctcattttactaagctgtgtgctcattttactaaatagtgtgctcattttatttattgtaaATTGAGCCCACAATCTAGTACAATGAGATCACTATTTACTCAAATGAGAACACATTCTCTGGTTAcacaaaaatatttagcagTGACACCTCCTGgagggtattccatcaacctcgctaatgaaggcggcgcttaacagaaatagcctggcttgaactagcgtagactttcacttggggctgaaggcgttccattaactcaagttagcggcatcttggcctcgtttattcaagcgaggtttagttcagcttcatctctgctcgtgcatgaggtagaacagtagaccaaaacagtagattgacgaaaaaAGGGgatatgtcgtaaaattaagacaatactagacgatttctgttcgatttggcaagcgccatctacaggattttcatcgaaagtcatcaaatttaacattgagagaaaaaatagattgcctacagaaattggagaataatgaaagcatacatttaaaacaacaatgctaatggtttgaagtcaattgcgagtttgattggcttcactctttggagctagtgaatgtgtaaatccatgcttggtggaaaaaatatttataggcctacttctatttttgaagttgtaggctacaggtgacgaaagcacaggttgacggaaccatcttttttggctcgttttccgactgattgtttttttttgcaaacagcttaatttagcttgaagGTTAACCTGCTACagagcaggttagttctgttGCATAAATCCCCatagttaccaagctgggattcacgttaacctcattaatggaacagaattctcactaaaattagcgagacttatcgaaataagccaggtttggcctttagcgaggttgatgaaATACCCCCCTGGGCTCTGtaatattgtttacatgtttactaTGTATTTCAATCCCGtaatattgtttacatgtttactgtgtatttcaatccgtaatattgtttacatgtttactaTGTATTTCAATCCGtaatattgtttacatgtttactaTGTATTTTAATCCGcaatattgtttacatgtttactgTTTATTTAAATCCGcaatattgtttacatgtttactgtgtatttcaacttctctctgtagatggctttcactcttgtatggaaatatacatagaagcccatgaaagacagaagagctttaggttttgagcaacagtgtgtacatgatgtatcctgTGAGGCGGATGTTagagatgtgtttatgacattgtgtgtcattttgctggagatttgcggcatttttcattttgtgtgagcattagtgggttttgtgtgtagagttttgaaaaatagacacagagttttgaaaatgtgtgtaggtGAGTAAACAGGTCAGACACATACTTAAATGGacgtatatatactgtatgttgagctctctctctctctctctctctgtgtgtgtgtgtgcgtgtgtgtgcatgtgtgtgtgtgtgtgtgtgcagggaagaCGCGGACGAAGGATAAGTACCGTGTGGTGTACAGTGAGCACCAGCGCATGGAGTTGGAGAAGGAGTTCCACTACAGCCGCTACATCACCATCCGCCGCAAGGCCGAGCTCGCCCTGGGCCTCAGCCTATCAGAGAGACAGGTGGGTCCCCCCCTGAGCCAATCACACGGCCGAGCTCGCCCTGGGGCTTAGCCTATCAGAGAGACAGGTGGGTCACCCATGAGCCAATCAGTGCTCACCCTGGGCCTCAGCCTATCAGAGAGACAGGTGGGTCATCTTTAGCCCAATCACACGGCCGAACTCGCCCTGGGGCTCAGCCTATCAGAGAGACAGGTGGGTCACCCATGAGCCAATCAGTGCTCGCCCTGGGCCTCAGCCTATCAGAGAGACAGGTGGGTCATCTTTCAGCCAATGACTACCAAAACATCCTATAACGCATCCTAATAAATCCTACActtatgtgaccctgcaaggcgaaaccagtcgctttgcgcacagtgctattttgagaaaatccacgtTAAACAAACGTACGGGTTAAAATGTTGAATTTCACGTTTTCGTATAACTCaacagtatacagtctacactttcatattgtgaacaaatttcatggataaacatacgttttgactgttaaaccctgactttatttaggtcaagattcaacacattagcagtcattccctttgcccacgccgctataaggttt
The Alosa sapidissima isolate fAloSap1 chromosome 14, fAloSap1.pri, whole genome shotgun sequence DNA segment above includes these coding regions:
- the cdx1a gene encoding homeobox protein CDX-1a, with amino-acid sequence MYVSYLLEKDPGMNGTAGRHHNLNFNHQNFLPAPQQYTDYSAYHHIPAFHGGDPNHGNLSAGAWNATYPPPREDWSAFCHGAGPLGSNLGPVSLNLRDSSPIVPPEQSLVQSVVTASTAGQLSPDPQRTDPYQWMRKNMAPGNTGKTRTKDKYRVVYSEHQRMELEKEFHYSRYITIRRKAELALGLSLSERQVKIWFQNRRAKERKMTKRTKVQQPQQASTSTPPSPELRHHGNNISTATTSSSSTGFLTDSITMSIKEEF